The following proteins come from a genomic window of bacterium:
- a CDS encoding ATP-binding cassette domain-containing protein, whose product MLELKNIKKTYRVGDIETKALNDISVAFREKEFVAILGISGSGKTTCLNIIGGLDRYDSGELIIKGKKTSDFKEKDWDAYRNNSVGFVFQNYNLIMHLSIVANVELGMALSGVSPKEKHKRALEVLEQVGLGGHL is encoded by the coding sequence ATGCTTGAATTAAAAAATATTAAAAAGACCTACCGTGTGGGAGATATCGAAACAAAAGCTTTGAACGATATCAGTGTTGCATTTCGTGAAAAAGAGTTTGTTGCAATTCTTGGTATAAGTGGATCCGGAAAAACTACCTGTTTAAATATCATTGGGGGGCTTGATCGCTATGATTCCGGTGAATTGATTATCAAGGGTAAAAAGACATCAGATTTTAAAGAAAAAGACTGGGATGCCTATCGCAACAATTCGGTAGGCTTTGTGTTCCAAAACTATAACCTGATTATGCACTTGAGCATCGTTGCCAACGTTGAACTCGGTATGGCGCTCAGCGGTGTTTCCCCGAAAGAAAAGCACAAGCGGGCACTTGAGGTTTTAGAGCAGGTTGGATTAGGCGGCCATCT